One genomic window of Medicago truncatula cultivar Jemalong A17 chromosome 1, MtrunA17r5.0-ANR, whole genome shotgun sequence includes the following:
- the LOC120577116 gene encoding proteinase inhibitor, giving the protein MEGRCLGKNKWPEVVGMDGDEAAEKIERENEKVNAIVVPEGSVVTMDFKCTRVWVWVDKHGRVTRMPKIG; this is encoded by the exons ATGGAAGGTCGATGTTTAG GGAAGAATAAATGGCCAGAGGTTGTGGGAATGGACGGTGATGAAGCAGCTGAGAAGATAGAAAGAGAGAATGAGAAAGTGAATGCAATAGTGGTGCCAGAAGGGTCTGTTGTGACAATGGATTTCAAGTGCACTAGGGTTTGGGTTTGGGTCGACAAACATGGGAGAGTCACTCGAATGCCAAAAATAGGATAA